atcccacccaggacagccccagacCCCTGtgggatcccccaaatcccttttagGACCCCCAGACCCTTTTGGGATCCCCAGACCCTTTGGGATCCCAGCTCACCGCCAATGGTGCTCTCCTGGTACTCGTGGAACTGGCCCTTGACGAAGCCcttcctgcaccccaaatcccgcCTGgcatcaccccaaatcccacccaggacagccccagacCCCTGtgggatcccccaaatcccttttggGATCCTCCAGACCCTTTTGGGATCCCCAATCCCGGCTCACTGCCAAGGAACTGGCCCTTGACGAAGCCcttcctgcaccccaaatccctgtgggatCACCCCAAATCCTACCCCAGACCCTTTTAGGACCCCCAGACCCTTTTGGGATCCCCCAGACCCTTTTGGGACCCCCAGACCCTTTGGGATCGCGGCTCACCGCCGATGGTGCTCTCCTGGTACTCGTGGAACTGGCCCTTGACGAAGCGCAGCACCAGGCTGGACTTGCCCACGGCCGACTCTCCCAGTAGCACCAGTTTGAACTGGCAGATCTTACTGGGCTGCGAGTGCCCGTTGGGCCGCTGGGCCCCGCGCGCGGCCATGGCCGGGCTGGGCGCTGGCACCGCGGTCctggggacagacggacagggtGGCACGGGGCCAGCAGGGGGGACAACCCAACTGGGATGGGATCAACCCAACTGGGATGGGATCAACCCAACTGGGATGGGGTCAACCCAACTGGGATGGGATCAACCCAACTGGGATGGGGTCAGCATGGGGGACAACCCAACTGGGATGGGGTCAGCACACTGGGACAAGCTGGGTGTGATGGCACTGCCGgtcctggggacagacagacagggcgGCACGGGGTCAGAATGGGGGACAACCCTACTGGGATAGGGTCAACTCAACTGGGATGGGATCAACCCAACTGGGACGGGATCAACCCAACTGGGATGGGATCAACCCAACTGGGATGGGATCAACCCAACTGGGACGGGATCAACCCAACTGGGACGGGATCAACCCaactgggatgggatcagcATGGGGGACAACCCAACTGGGATGGGATCAACCCAACTGGGATCAACCCAACTGGGATGGGGTCAGCACACTGGGACAAGCTGGGTGTGATGGCACCGCGGTCctggggacagacggacagggtGGCACGGGGTCAGAATGGGGGACAACCCTACTGGAATGGGATCAACCCAACTGGGTCAACCCCACTGAGATGGGGTCGGAACACTGGGATAACCcaattgggatgggatggggtcactgggatgggatAACCCAACTGGGATGGGGTCGACCCGACCGGGATAAGCCAGCTGGCATGGGGTCAGAACACTGGGACGGGCTGGGCACAACGGCACCGCGGTCctggggacagacggacagggtGGCACGGGGTCAGAATGTGGGATAACCCAACTGGGATGGGGTCACAccactgggatgggatcagcCTACTGGGATGGGATCAACCCAACTGGGATAACCCAACTGGGATGGGATCAACTCAACTGGGATGGGATCGGAACATGGGATGACCCAACTGGGATGGGATCACACTACTGGGATGGGACCACTGGGACGGGACCACAGAAcaccaggatgggatgggatggggtcaGAACATGGGATAACCCACTGGGACAgggtcactgggatgggatAACCCACTGGGatggggtcactgggatgggatAACCCACTGGGACGGGGTCACTGGCATGGGATAACCCACTGGGatggggtcactgggatgggatAACCCACTGGGatggggtcactgggatgggatAACCCACTGGGACAgggtcactgggatgggatAACCCACTGGGatggggtcactgggatgggatAACCCACTGGGatggggtcactgggatggggtcactgggatgggatAACCCACTGGGATGGGATAACCCACTGGGATGGGATAACCCACTGGGATGAGATAACCCACTGGGATGGGATAACgcactgggatgggataacCCACTGGGATGGGGTCAGAACATGGGATAACCCACTGGGatggggtcactgggatggaATAACCCACTGGGatggggtcactgggatgggatAACCCACTGGGATGGAATAACCCACTGGGATGGGGTCACACTACTGGGATGGCGTCAGAACACTGGGACCAACCCACTGGGATCCgcccctgggatgggacaggCTGGCCACCCAGGGGATCCCAAATTCTGGGGCAAGCCTCAGTTCTGGGGCATCCCAAATATCCGAGGAATGCCAAATTCCAGGGAATCCCAAATTCTGAGcaatcccaaattccaggaaatcccaaattctgaGCAATCCCAAAGCCTGGGTgatccaaaatcccagggaatcCCAAACTCTGGGTGAACCTCAGTTCTGGGGGATCCCAAACCCTGAGGGATCCCCAGCTCCGGGCAGGGATCAGAACTCTCCGTAATGAGAGAGAGAAACACCCCCAGAAtgggaaagggaggagaaaaaaaccccaaagtgtgAGGAAAATGTTCCCAAACAGGGATAAACCCCAATAATGGAGAgtgaggcaggaaaaaaaatgcaaaacaggAGAGAAACCCCAATAATGAGAAAGAAAGCccaaaacaggagaaaaaccccaataatGGGGAGAGGATgggaaccccccccccccaaaacaggggaaaaatacCAATaattgggaaagagtgggaaaaaaacttccccaaaacagggaaaaaacccagataaCGGGGAGGTGGCAgaaaaccacccccaaaacagGGGGAAAACCCCAATAATGGGGaaggaacagcaaaaaaatacccaaaacagGACAAAAACCCCACTAATGGGGAGTGGACAGAAAATAACAACCccaagagaggagaaaaatcccaataaTTGGGAGGGGGgccaaaaccccccccaaaatgggggcTGCCCCTCACAACGAGGCAGCGCCGCTCCCTTCAACCCCAACCCGGCCAAGCCGCGACCCCTCCGGGGGATCCCAGCTCGGAACCCCCCGGCTCGAGGCGGCCGCGGCCCCCTCAGGCccggagccccctccccaaatccccacaggGGGGTCCCGCCCTCCTCTCAGCGCCCTcagcgggccgggccgggcccagcGCGGTTCCCCCCGGTTCCCCCCGGTGCTCGGGCGCTGTCGGTGCCCGGTGCTGCTCCCGGAGCGCCCCCGGTGCCACCGGGaccccccgcccgcccctccGGTACCTCCGGGCCCTCCCGGCGCGGCCCCGAGCGCACAAACAGCGGCTCCGCCAAGCCCTCACGGAGGGGGGCGGGACTAAGTAGGGTGTGGACCAATCAGCGAAGAGCCCGCCTTTGCGCTCCGCCaatgggaagagaggagggCACCGCCCCGCAGAGCGCCACCAATAGGTAGATGAGAATGGGTGATAGACAGCAGGGCGGCCAataaggagaagaaagagcatggCCAATTGGGAGGAGGGAAGGCGGTGAGGAGGCGGAGTTTGTGCTGAATTACACTGCAGGCTACCAATGGGAAGAGGAGACGCGCGTGTGGGCGGGGCGAACAACAAATAAGGTGACCGAGGGGGGCGGAGCCCCGTGGCTGCATCACCCAATGAGAAGGCGGGCGGAGATGAAGCCTCGCCCAATCAGAGGAGCCGCTGTCTATGATTGACATCGGGGAAAGCCGGGAAGGCGCATGCTGGGGGCGTCGCTTAGACGAACCAATCAGAACGTTCCGATGGTGGGGTGGGCGTGGCTTATAGGTCAGGGGGCGTGGCCTGAGAGGCCCCTcaggggggcttggggacattttggggacattttggggcgGTTTGGGGACACTTAGGGAGGTTTGGAGACAGTTTGGGGGCTTTTAGGTGGGAATTTTTGACATTTTGGGtgcatttggggacatttgcagggattttagggggtttggggacattttttggggttttggggccattttgggacatttgggggggggggtgtgagGTGACAGGCCACCCCCAGAGGTGACAACGCCACTCTgactccccccccccccccccccaatcaAAAGAACCCCAACAaccaaaagaaattttattgcAAATTGTTTGCCTAAAAATTACCAAAAACATTTCGGCTCCAAAAACCGCgaaggggggggaggggacaaagggggggaggggacaaagggacatCGAGGGGGTGGCATTGGGGGAGGGGCATTgggggaggggacagcctgTAAGTGCCACACAACTGGGGGGGGGTGGCCTTGGGACCCCTCCTGGGGACgttttggggacaattttgtgtattttgggtcattttggggacatttggggacaatttgggtcatttgggggacatttggggacattttgggggtcctggggacaTACGGGGACATTAGGAAAAGTTTtaggggcatttttggggcttttaggatcattttggggccatttggggttattttaggGACattggagggattttggggacacttgggggcAATTGGGGACAACTGGGAGAATTttagggacattttggggggatttggggccattttgggattttcgggggttgttttggggctttggggctgttttggagGGTTtaggggatattttgggggatttggggtcatttttgggggattcggggtcatttttgggagatttggggtcattttgggggggttttgggacatttcgggggttttggggtcgtttttgaggggatttggggtcatgtagggggaatttggggtcgtttttggggatttggggccatttttgagCCATttctggtggttttggggtcatttgtAGGGATTTGGGCAGTTTTAGGGccagttttggggatttggggtcattttggggggatttgggatcattttggAGATTTGGGACTCTTTTGAGGAGTTTTCGGgttgtttttggggatttggggccatttttggggccaaTTTTGGGTCacttggggggattttggggcggttttTGAGGATTTGTgataattttggggatttggggatattttgggggctATTTTGGGGGATCTGGGGCCGTTTTTGGGGTCAGAGGCGCAGGTGGGGCACGGCTCTGGTGACGTCCCTGAAGAAGGGGTGGCCCAGGGCGGCCTTGGCCGAGATTCGCTTGTTGGGGTCGTAGTGCAGCATTTGCTGGggagagaaatggggaaatcgggaaaaaatgggggaaaaatgagagaaaagtaaggagaaaatggggggaaaggggtaaaaaattggaggaaaaatccggggggaaatggggaaaaatggggggaaaaaggcaggggaaaaaagggaaaaataattgggaaaaatcaggaaaaagtgggaaacgaggaaaaattgggggaaaatcggggaaaagtggggaaatcaggggaaaaatcagggaaaaaatcaggggaaaatcaggaaaatttgggaaaaatcggggaaatcaggggaaaaatcagggaaaaaatcagggaaaattggggaaaaatcatgaaaatttgggaaaaatcaaggaaaaattggggggaaattagagaaaaaccaggaaaattggggggaaattagagaaaaaccaggaaaattggggggaaattagagaaaaattggggaaaaatcagggaaaagtggggaaaatagggaaaaaggggaaaaatggtgGCGGGAAAAGGTggggggaaaatcaggaaaaagtggggaaaaatcaggggaaaagtggaagaaaatgaggaaaatcggggaaaaatcaggaaaattttgcaaaaaatcaggaaaaattggggaaaattggagaaaaatcaggaaaattgggaaaaatctggaaaaatcaggaaaaatgggaaaagcaaggaaaaagtgggggaaaagcagggaaaaaatgggaaaaattgagaaaaaattggggaaaatcagggaaaaattgaggaaaaaatcagggaaaagtgggaagaattgggaaaaattagaggaaaattggggaaaaagtggggaaaaagacaggaaaaaagcaatgaaaaattggggaaaattggaaaaaaatgggaaaaatctggaaaaaatcaaggaaaaattggggaaaatcaggaaaaattgggaaaggcaaggaaaaagtggggaaaaagcagggaaaaaatgggaaaaattgagaaaaaattggggaaaatcaggaaaaattcagGAAGAAGTGTCCCTTTTGTCCCCTCACCGCCAGCAGCTTGCGTCCCTCGTCGTCCAGCGGTGGCAGCACCTTGGCCAGGTCCTGGCGTGCCCAGCGGGGGAAGGTGGCCTTGTAATCGGGCAGCGCCGACACCCCCGGCCAGGCGGCCTCGTCCGGGGTGCCCAGGGTGCGGAAAATGCGGAACAGCTGGTCGATCTCGGAGTCACCGGGGAACAGCGCGCGGCGGGTGATCtgtggggtgacagggacattggggacattggggacattggggacattggggacagctgGTCGATCTCGGAGTCACCCGGGAACAGCGCACGGCGGGTGATCTgtggggcattggggacattggggacattggggacaatggggatattggggacattggggatattggggacaatggggatattggggacattggggacattggggacaatgggaaAGCTGGTCGATCTCGGAGTCACTGGGGAACAGGGCATGGCGGGTGATCTAcgggacattggggacatcatggTGACATTGCAGGGTCAGGACATtagggacaatggggacattggggacaatggggacattggggacattggggacagctgGTCGATCTCGGAGTCACCGGGGAACAGTGCGCGGCGGGTGATCTgtggggcattggggacattggggacattggggacaatggggacatcattgggacacggggacattggggacattggggacattggggacaatggggacatcattgggacacagggacattggggacattggggacaatggggacatcattgggacacagggacattggggacattggggacaatggggacatcaCAGGGTCATTGGGGAtacagggacattggggacattggggacatccattgggacacagggacattggggacattggggacattggggacaatggggacaatggaaCAGCTGGTCAATCTCGGAGTCACCGGGGAACAGCGCGCGGCGGGTGATCTgtggggcattggggacattggggacaatggggacaatggggacattggggacattggggacaatggggacatcattgggacacggggacattggggacatcccAGGGTCACAGGtacattggggacaatggggacaatggggacattggggacaatggggacaatggggacagctGGTCGATCTCGGAGTCACCAGGGAACAGGGCACGGCGGGTGATCtgtggggtgacagggacactggggacattggggacaccattgggACATCACAGGGACATCACTGGGACACAGCAGATACAGGGACGTTGGGGACATCACAAGGAtattggggacacaggggacacgcCAGGGGACAcccacaggggacacagggctggatCTCAGAGCCCTGGGAGTGATCTGGGGGCACgcggggctgtggggacactggggacatcaccggggacacaggggacactcccaggggggtttggggacacaagggacacccccagggggtttggggacactcccaggggggtttggggacactggggacacccccagggggatttggggacactggggacacccccagagggtttggggacactggggacactcccAGAAGAATTtagggacacaggggacactcccagggggtttggggacacaggggacacccccaggggggtttggggacacaggggacactccCAGAAGGATTTAGGGACACaagggacacccccagggggtttggggacactggggacgcTCCCAGAAGGATTTAGGGACACAGGGCACACctccaggggggtttggggacactgcTGAGGAGGGGACACCCCAAAGGACACCTGAGCCCCCCCAAAGCCACCCCGGGGGCGTTGGGGacatcccggtgtccccagtcccgtcctgtcccctccccccccgggctctgtcccctcccccgCCCCGTGAGCCCCTCGTGACCCCCCCCGGGCGTTGTGGCCACCCCGGGTGACGTGGGGGGGGTCACACGatgtcccctccccccccagaccccacaatgtccctttgTTCCCACGGTGACGTCACCGCGGGGTCACCCCGGGGGGGTGGGGACAGCCTGGACACCCCCGGGGTCACCTGGGGGAGgtggggacatcctgggggtccccagtgtcaccttaGGGGGGCCTGGGGACATCAGTGTCACCCCTGGTGTCACCcaaggggggtttggggacatctttgtcacccccagtgtcacctgagGGGGGTCAGGACATCCTGGgcgtccccagtgtcacctcaggAGAGGTTTGGGGACATCAGTGTCACCCCCAAGGGACCCTGGTGCGacctgagggggatttggggacatcagTGCcacccctcagtgtccccagtgtccccaaatgtccccaagtgccacccaCCATCTCGGCGAagatgcagcccaggctgtgtcaCACCGtgtgcagtgtccccagtgtcccctcagtgtcccctcagtgtcccctcagtgtccttaatgtccccagtgtcccctcagtgtccccaagtgtccctcaCCCTCTCAGCAAAGATgcagcccaggctctgtcacACCGTGTGcagtgtcccccgtgtcccctcagtgtccccaatgtccccaagtgccacccaCCATCTCGGCGAAGATGCAGCCCAGGCTCCAGATGTCCACGGCTGTGCTGTAATATTTGCAGCCCAGCAGGATCTCGGGGGCGCGGTACCAGAGTGTCACcacctggggacaatggggacattggggacatcaccAACATCATCATCAGCATCCCCAAGGTACCAGAGTGTCACCgcctggggacaatggggacatcaatggggacgttggggacatcGCTGACACCATCAATATCATCAGCAGCATCCCTAAGGTACCAGAGTGTCACCgcctggggacaatggggacaccaaTGGGGACATCATGGACATCATCATCAGCATCCCTAAGGTACCAGAGTGTCACcacctggggacaatggggacatcaatggggacgttggggacatcGCTGACACCATCAATATCATTACCAACATCCCTAAGGTACCAGAGTGTCaccacctggggacattggggacatcaatggggacgttggggacatcGCTGACACCATCGACATCATCAGCAGCATCCCTAAGGTACCAGAGTGTCACCgcctggggacaatggggacaccaaTGGGGACATCATGGACATCATCATCAGCATCCCTAAGGTACCAGAGTGTCACcacctggggacaatggggacatcaatggggacgttggggacatcGCTGACACCATCAACATCATCAGCAGCATCCCCAAGGTACCAGAGTGTCACctcctggggacattggggacttCATCAGGGACATcatcagggacattggggacattatCAGCAACAGAACACCCTGACCCCGCTGGGGAACACCCCTAAGGTACCACAGGGTCtccacctggggacattggggacaatggggacatcatcagggacattggggacatcgcTGACACCATCAACATCATCATCAGCATCCCTAAGGTACCACAGCGTCACcacctggggacaatggggacaccaatggggacatcagggacatcaTCATCAGCATCCCTAAGGTACCACAGGGTCACCAGAGagacaggggacactggggacattggggacaccatcAGGGACAGGACACCCAGAGGTATCACAGCATCaccacctggggacactggggacaatggggacattggggacatcatcAACATCATCATCAGCGTCCCTAAGGTACCAGAGTGTCACCAgagaggggacactggggacatcagggacaggaCAAGCCTAGAGGGGTTCtgagcccccaaatcctccacctggggaccccaaatcccccccaaacccctgaaatcccacccagatcccacacagggaccccaaatcccccccaaacccctgaaatcccacccagatcccacacagggaccccaaatcccccataaatccccccaaatcctcacctTGTGTGGGCAGGTCCTGACAGGCGCCCCAAAAGCGCGGGCCAGTCCGAAGCCAGCCAGCTTGAtggagcccccaaacccctgaaatcccccccaaatcccacacagggaccccaaatcccccctaaacCCCTGAAacactccccaaatcccacatagggaccccaaatcccccccaaactccTCCAACCCCCACAAGGGAACCCCAAATCTCCTCACCTCATGCATGTAGGTCCTGACAGGCACCCCAAAAGCGCGGGCCAGCCCGAAGCCAGCCAGCTTGAtggagcccccaaacccctgaaatcccccccaaatcccccccaaactccacatagggaccccaaatcccccccaaaccccacaaggGAACCCCAAATCTCCTCACCTCATGGGGGTAGGTCCTGACAGGCACCCCAAAAGTGCAGGCCAGCCCGAAGCCAGCCAGCTTGAtggagcccccaaacccctgaagccccccaaaccccctgaaatgcccccaaatccctcccaaaccaccccaaaactgcttaagggaaccccaaaccccctgaaatcccacctggggaccccaaatctcCTCACCTCGTGTGTGTAGGTCCTGACAGGCACCCCAAAAGCGCGGGCCAGCCCGAAGTCAGCCAGCTTGATGGAGCCCTCGGCGTTGATGAGCAGATTCTGCGGCTTCAGGTCCCGGTGCAGCACACGGTGGGCGTGGCAGAAcgccaggccctgcagcagctggaacaggTAACTCTGGGGAcagcattggggacattggggacattgttGGGGACAGCTCTGAGTGAGCCCTGAGTGGCCCAGGGGACCCccaggatgggtttggggttttggggtcaaatGGCAGAAGGCCGGGCCCTGTAGAATATAGGACAGGTGACTCTGGGGAcaacactggggacattggggacaccagggacatcacTGGGACAGCTCTGAGTGACCCAGGGGACCCCCAagatgggtttggggttttggggtcacatGGTAGAACACCAGGCCCTGAAGCAGATGGGACAGGTAACTCTGGCAACAttgttggggacattggggacattgaggacagTCCCATAAGTGACCCCTGAGTGGCCCAGGGGACCCccaggatgggtttggggttttggggttaaatGGCAGAAGGCCAGGCCCTACAATAGATGGGACAGGTAACTCTGGGGAcagcattggggacattggggacatcactggggacatgacagacaccaaggtcagtcCCCTGAGTGGCtctggggacccccaggatgggtttg
The Ammospiza caudacuta isolate bAmmCau1 chromosome 31, bAmmCau1.pri, whole genome shotgun sequence DNA segment above includes these coding regions:
- the CDK2 gene encoding cyclin-dependent kinase 2, encoding MENFQKVEKIGEGTYGVVYKARNKVTGEVVALKKIRLDTETEGVPSTAIREISLLKELNHPNIVKLLDVIHTENKLYLVFEFLHQDLKKFMDSSSLSGIALPLIKSYLFQLLQGLAFCHAHRVLHRDLKPQNLLINAEGSIKLADFGLARAFGVPVRTYTHEVVTLWYRAPEILLGCKYYSTAVDIWSLGCIFAEMITRRALFPGDSEIDQLFRIFRTLGTPDEAAWPGVSALPDYKATFPRWARQDLAKVLPPLDDEGRKLLAQMLHYDPNKRISAKAALGHPFFRDVTRAVPHLRL